The Jatrophihabitans sp. genome includes a window with the following:
- a CDS encoding amino acid adenylation domain-containing protein yields DPTLLITDTATRAALQPAIAALPHPLPVLDLHADAATWADAPTTDPVVRRLPDQLAYLLYTSGSTGQPKGVSQTWRSADNMVQWQLQRATPDSPPASRVLQFASISFDVSFQEVWSTLCQGATLVLMPGGSHQELDRLDSFLAEHDVQRAFLPAAVLQHVASLADNSRPGPPSGCEVITAGEALRVTDELRAWITRLAGPRLPHARLYNQYGPTETHVASQQALRCADAPNWPALPSIGTVIDNTRLYVLDARLQPVPIGVVGELYIGGDSLARGYLNRPGLTAQRFVPDPFAPGERMYRTGDLVRRRAGGSLDYAGRADNQVKVRGFRVELGEVESALLSLDGVREAVVLPHGDGSADRELVAYISGSSAAGTSTVEAARQQLKLRLPEHLVPTRWVLLERLPLTVNGKLDRRALPAPGPSDSAAEYRAPRTETEARLAAIWAEVLHRDRVGVDDDFFALGGHSLLATRLIATVNQRMSARLSLRSLFQHPVLADLAGELADRTDTEDTALVVPRLEPDPAGRYQPFDLTDIQQAYWVGRDSTISLGGVGAHGYEEIRLPEFDSDRFTRALNRLIDRHDMLRAVFTSDGRQRVLAEVPPYEMTRHDLRGLDPAEAGRRLAEVRDRMSHQLLDASRWPLFEFAVTLLDGEVRLHLSTDALILDAASTDLLERELVQLYLDPDTELAPLELTFRDCVLAEQALRQTPRYERARRYWQQRAADLAGAPDLPLARQPETIRQPHFTRYQQVLPAERWNALKAAAGSHGVTASTLLLTAFTQVLALWSRQPRFSLSLPLFNRLPLHPDVNAVLGDFTSLVLLEVEVAPEAAIAEQARAIQDRLWQDMDHSAMSGVLVAREVSKARGTQPGAMPVVFNSTVGMVDNTPELGSFTEGELAIALGGETVHSITQTPQVWIDHTVFEVQGRLQFNWDSIDELFGEGMVAEMFAAYCALLDRLAEPAAWQSRLDQLLPLARLRPSGPPSAGALPPARELPLLHELFSRQAEARPDAVAVLAADRQLSYGQLDRQARQLAGRLQAAGVRAGELVAVSMERGWEQVAATLAILYAGAAYLPIDPALPAERVAHLLERTEARLVLVQRGRPGVTGHGMTLPAGVSPLVVDEASCGPDGPPWRPVNWAGSDLAYVIYTSGSTGAPKGVMIDHRGAVNTLLDINSRFAVGPADRVLALSSLSFDLSVYDFFGTLAAGAAVVLLEPQLAGDPAHWLELLHAHRVSVWNSVPTLLGMLVEYAEGGRELPPSLRLVMLSGDWIPLALPDRLRRLAPAAQVHSLGGATEASIWSIHYPIGELEESWRSIPYGKALTNQQFHVLDDALRPRPTWVPGQLYIGGVGLAMGYWRDEARTAASFITHPVTGERLYRTGDLGRLLPTGDIEFLGREDGQVKVHGYRVELGEIEAVLESHPAVRAAAVRVWGQAHGDKRLAGYVVRGSAGELTQHELTQHLTRKLPAYMVPATMTFLDALPLSSNGKVDRSRLPEPGPASQPAAEEPAALSPEEFRLVAIVEGVLDQPDIAAGANLLQLGATSIDVVRIANALSSELGFRPQLAQLMRKPTLAELLAMYRQHSREQAIAARAQRSIQPVTTAAVQGSDAAVVEDPQARQEFKAAGLGLRRLDSGAPAVALAAPTDPAFARRYGQLRSVRQFRAEPVEVGVLSGLLAWLSQRELDGRPKYLYGSAGSSYPVQTYLYLKPDRVAGVPGGAYYYDPSAHRLVAVGAGRTLSPDAYDYFVNRPVFEAAAFALFLVADLAAIEPLYGPESLGFCQVEAGAMAQLLTMAAPELGIGLCGIGSVERAELDPLLELGPTHQLIYSMVGGLRAPQPHGAEPADAEPAEPASAGPAGAEPASAEPADAKPNGAKPNGAEPADAGRTSTELDDVELDGVEMEQIEI; encoded by the coding sequence AGTGGCAGCTGCAACGCGCCACCCCGGACAGCCCGCCCGCGAGCAGGGTGCTGCAGTTCGCCTCGATCAGCTTCGACGTCTCGTTCCAGGAGGTGTGGAGCACGCTCTGCCAGGGCGCGACCCTGGTGTTGATGCCCGGCGGCAGCCACCAGGAGCTGGACCGGCTGGACAGCTTCCTGGCCGAGCACGACGTGCAACGCGCCTTCCTGCCGGCCGCGGTGCTGCAGCACGTCGCCAGCCTGGCCGACAACAGCCGGCCCGGGCCGCCGTCCGGATGCGAGGTGATCACCGCCGGTGAGGCGCTGCGGGTCACCGACGAGTTGCGGGCCTGGATCACCCGGCTGGCCGGTCCTCGGCTCCCGCACGCCCGGCTCTACAACCAGTACGGCCCGACCGAGACGCACGTGGCCAGCCAGCAGGCACTGCGGTGCGCCGACGCGCCGAACTGGCCGGCGCTGCCCTCGATCGGGACGGTCATCGACAACACCCGGCTCTACGTCCTGGACGCGCGGCTGCAGCCGGTCCCCATCGGCGTGGTCGGCGAGCTCTACATCGGCGGCGACAGCCTGGCGCGCGGTTACCTGAACCGGCCGGGGTTGACCGCGCAGCGTTTCGTCCCCGACCCGTTCGCCCCGGGCGAGCGGATGTACCGGACCGGCGACCTGGTCCGCCGGCGGGCCGGCGGCAGCCTCGACTACGCCGGCCGCGCCGACAACCAGGTGAAGGTGCGGGGCTTCCGGGTCGAGCTGGGCGAGGTCGAGAGCGCGCTGCTGTCACTCGACGGAGTGCGCGAGGCCGTCGTGCTGCCGCACGGGGACGGCTCGGCCGACCGGGAGCTGGTCGCCTACATCTCGGGATCGAGCGCCGCCGGAACCAGCACCGTCGAGGCTGCCCGGCAGCAGCTGAAGCTGCGGCTGCCCGAGCACCTGGTGCCGACCCGCTGGGTGCTGCTGGAACGGCTGCCGCTGACGGTGAACGGCAAGCTCGACCGGCGTGCCCTGCCCGCGCCGGGCCCGTCCGACAGCGCAGCCGAGTACCGGGCTCCGCGCACCGAGACCGAGGCGCGGCTGGCTGCCATCTGGGCCGAAGTGCTGCACCGGGACCGGGTCGGGGTGGACGATGACTTCTTCGCCCTGGGCGGGCACTCGCTGCTGGCCACCCGGCTGATCGCCACCGTCAACCAGCGGATGTCGGCGCGGCTGTCGCTGCGCAGCCTGTTCCAGCACCCGGTGCTGGCCGATCTGGCCGGCGAGCTGGCCGATCGGACCGACACCGAGGACACCGCGCTGGTGGTGCCGCGGCTGGAGCCCGACCCGGCCGGCCGCTACCAGCCGTTCGACCTGACCGACATCCAGCAGGCGTACTGGGTGGGCCGGGACTCCACCATCTCTCTCGGCGGGGTCGGCGCGCACGGCTACGAGGAGATCCGGCTGCCCGAGTTCGACTCCGACCGCTTCACCCGGGCGCTCAACCGGCTGATCGACCGGCACGACATGCTGCGCGCGGTGTTCACCTCCGACGGCCGGCAGCGGGTGCTGGCCGAGGTGCCGCCGTATGAGATGACCCGGCACGACCTGCGCGGCCTGGACCCGGCCGAGGCGGGGCGCCGGCTGGCCGAGGTCCGCGACCGGATGTCGCACCAGCTGCTGGACGCCAGCCGCTGGCCGCTGTTCGAGTTCGCGGTGACGTTGCTCGACGGGGAGGTCCGGCTGCACCTGAGCACCGACGCCCTGATCCTCGACGCCGCCAGCACCGATCTGCTGGAGCGCGAGCTGGTGCAGCTCTACCTCGACCCGGACACCGAGCTGGCGCCGCTGGAGCTGACGTTCCGCGACTGCGTGCTGGCCGAGCAGGCGCTGCGCCAGACCCCTCGCTACGAGCGCGCCCGCCGGTACTGGCAGCAGCGGGCCGCCGATCTTGCAGGCGCGCCGGACCTGCCGCTGGCCCGCCAGCCCGAGACCATCCGGCAGCCGCACTTCACCCGCTACCAGCAGGTGCTGCCCGCCGAGCGGTGGAACGCGTTGAAGGCGGCCGCCGGCAGCCACGGGGTGACCGCCTCGACGCTGCTGCTGACCGCCTTCACCCAGGTGCTGGCCCTGTGGAGCCGGCAACCCCGCTTCTCGCTGAGCCTGCCGCTGTTCAACCGGTTGCCGCTGCATCCCGACGTCAACGCGGTGCTCGGCGACTTCACCTCGCTGGTGCTGCTGGAGGTCGAGGTGGCGCCCGAGGCGGCCATCGCCGAGCAGGCCCGCGCGATCCAGGACCGGCTCTGGCAGGACATGGACCACTCCGCGATGAGCGGCGTGCTGGTGGCCCGCGAGGTGTCCAAGGCCCGGGGCACCCAGCCGGGCGCGATGCCGGTGGTGTTCAACAGCACGGTCGGCATGGTCGACAACACTCCCGAGCTCGGCTCGTTCACCGAGGGCGAGCTGGCCATCGCGCTGGGCGGTGAGACCGTGCACAGCATCACCCAGACCCCGCAGGTCTGGATCGACCACACGGTGTTCGAGGTGCAGGGCCGGCTGCAGTTCAACTGGGACAGCATCGACGAGCTGTTCGGCGAGGGCATGGTGGCCGAGATGTTCGCCGCCTACTGCGCGTTGCTGGACCGGCTGGCCGAGCCCGCGGCCTGGCAGTCCAGGCTGGACCAGCTGCTGCCGCTGGCCAGGCTGCGGCCGTCCGGCCCGCCCTCGGCCGGAGCGCTGCCGCCGGCGCGGGAGCTGCCGCTGCTGCACGAGTTGTTCAGCCGGCAGGCCGAGGCCCGTCCGGACGCGGTCGCGGTGCTGGCCGCCGACCGGCAGCTCAGTTACGGGCAGCTGGACCGTCAGGCGCGCCAGCTTGCCGGGCGGCTGCAGGCAGCCGGCGTGCGGGCCGGCGAGCTGGTAGCGGTGAGCATGGAGCGTGGCTGGGAGCAGGTCGCTGCCACCCTGGCGATCCTGTACGCCGGCGCTGCCTACCTGCCGATCGACCCGGCGCTGCCGGCCGAGCGGGTCGCCCACCTGCTGGAGCGGACCGAGGCCCGGCTGGTGCTGGTGCAGCGGGGCCGGCCCGGCGTCACGGGGCACGGGATGACCCTGCCCGCCGGCGTGTCGCCGCTGGTGGTCGACGAGGCTTCCTGCGGCCCCGACGGCCCGCCGTGGCGTCCGGTCAACTGGGCCGGCTCCGACCTGGCCTACGTGATCTACACCTCGGGGTCGACCGGAGCCCCCAAGGGCGTGATGATCGATCACCGCGGCGCGGTCAACACCCTGCTCGACATCAACTCCCGCTTCGCCGTCGGGCCGGCCGACCGGGTGCTGGCGCTGTCGTCGCTGAGCTTTGACCTGTCGGTGTACGACTTCTTCGGCACCCTGGCCGCCGGCGCGGCGGTGGTCCTGCTGGAGCCGCAACTGGCCGGCGACCCGGCCCACTGGCTGGAACTGCTGCACGCCCACCGGGTGAGCGTCTGGAACTCGGTGCCGACGCTGCTCGGCATGCTGGTCGAGTACGCCGAGGGCGGCCGGGAGCTGCCGCCGTCGCTGCGGCTGGTGATGCTGTCCGGTGACTGGATCCCGCTGGCGTTGCCGGACCGGCTGCGCCGGCTGGCGCCCGCGGCGCAGGTGCACAGCCTGGGCGGCGCCACCGAGGCCTCGATCTGGTCGATCCACTACCCGATCGGCGAGCTCGAGGAGAGCTGGCGCAGCATCCCGTACGGCAAGGCGCTGACCAACCAGCAGTTCCACGTGCTCGACGACGCCCTGCGGCCGCGCCCGACCTGGGTGCCGGGCCAGCTCTACATCGGCGGCGTCGGCCTGGCCATGGGGTACTGGCGCGACGAGGCCCGGACCGCCGCCAGCTTCATCACCCACCCGGTGACCGGTGAGCGGCTCTACCGCACCGGCGACCTGGGCCGGCTGCTGCCCACCGGCGACATCGAGTTCCTCGGCCGGGAGGACGGCCAGGTAAAGGTGCACGGCTACCGCGTCGAGCTGGGCGAGATCGAGGCCGTGCTCGAGTCGCATCCGGCGGTGCGGGCCGCCGCGGTCCGGGTCTGGGGCCAGGCGCACGGCGACAAGCGGCTGGCCGGCTACGTGGTGCGAGGCTCGGCGGGTGAGCTGACCCAGCACGAGCTGACCCAGCACTTGACTCGCAAGCTGCCGGCCTACATGGTGCCGGCGACGATGACCTTCCTCGATGCCTTGCCCTTGTCCTCGAACGGCAAGGTCGATCGGAGCCGGCTGCCCGAGCCCGGCCCCGCCAGCCAGCCGGCGGCCGAGGAGCCGGCTGCGCTGTCGCCGGAGGAGTTCCGGCTGGTGGCGATCGTCGAGGGTGTGCTGGACCAGCCGGACATCGCGGCGGGGGCGAACCTGCTGCAGCTCGGGGCCACCTCGATCGACGTCGTCCGGATAGCCAACGCGCTGTCCAGCGAGCTGGGCTTCCGGCCGCAACTGGCCCAGTTGATGCGCAAGCCGACGCTGGCCGAGCTGCTCGCGATGTATCGCCAGCACAGCCGCGAGCAGGCGATCGCCGCCCGGGCCCAGCGCAGCATCCAGCCGGTGACCACCGCGGCAGTCCAGGGCAGCGACGCCGCCGTGGTGGAGGACCCGCAGGCCCGCCAGGAGTTCAAGGCGGCCGGCCTGGGGTTGCGCCGTCTGGACAGCGGCGCGCCGGCCGTCGCGCTGGCCGCCCCGACCGATCCGGCCTTCGCGCGCCGCTACGGCCAGCTGCGCTCGGTGCGGCAGTTCCGCGCCGAACCGGTCGAGGTCGGCGTGCTGTCCGGGCTGCTGGCGTGGCTGTCCCAGCGCGAGCTGGACGGCCGGCCCAAGTACCTCTACGGCTCGGCCGGCAGCAGCTATCCGGTGCAGACCTACCTCTACCTCAAGCCCGACCGGGTGGCCGGCGTGCCGGGCGGGGCGTACTACTACGACCCGAGCGCGCACCGGCTGGTGGCGGTCGGGGCCGGGCGGACGCTGAGCCCGGACGCCTATGATTACTTCGTCAACCGGCCGGTCTTCGAGGCCGCGGCCTTCGCGCTGTTCCTGGTGGCCGACCTGGCGGCGATCGAGCCGCTCTACGGGCCGGAGAGCCTCGGCTTCTGCCAGGTCGAGGCCGGCGCGATGGCTCAGCTGCTGACCATGGCGGCGCCGGAGCTGGGAATCGGGCTGTGCGGCATCGGTTCGGTCGAGCGGGCCGAGCTGGACCCGTTGCTGGAGCTGGGCCCCACCCACCAGCTGATCTACTCGATGGTGGGTGGCCTGCGGGCGCCGCAGCCGCACGGCGCCGAACCTGCCGATGCCGAACCTGCCGAACCTGCCAGCGCTGGGCCCGCCGGCGCTGAGCCCGCCAGCGCTGAGCCCGCCGACGCCAAGCCCAACGGCGCCAAGCCCAACGGGGCCGAGCCGGCGGACGCCGGACGGACCAGCACCGAACTGGATGACGTCGAGTTGGACGGCGTCGAAATGGAACAGATCGAGATATGA